Proteins encoded within one genomic window of Etheostoma spectabile isolate EspeVRDwgs_2016 unplaced genomic scaffold, UIUC_Espe_1.0 scaffold00006992, whole genome shotgun sequence:
- the LOC116678334 gene encoding piggyBac transposable element-derived protein 4 codes for MASQQTMDVNEALALFFFAMEDEADSGEESFLTDEELAYQDGLDPAEDGDYEEDTTPPAQARQETPHSSEEEGPPTSPEASQQLLGRGHRLRGRTRSGSLRGRQRRSPESRSRSRSPQPADQTLSWNDESQPDIPPVPKRFLPARKPGHQLDPTSTYTPLDIFKLFFSDTVAITLCNNTNTNAAKNISRGSKYSWKPFSVEEFFKFLGLTFYFALVRLTNIRDYWRKNTIFSQQFPATVMSRDRYQVISWNIHMSDPHEDVHNDKKKGTPAYDRLFGVKPLLDDLRQACKAFYHPRQNLSVDERMSTKAHTGMTQYMKAKPTKWGFKLFVLADSSIGYTVDFAVYSGKSVFASGVGLAYDSVMSLIDKTHLGSGYNLYVDNFYTSPKLFKDLHSMHFGACGTYRDHRRGCPRTTKMP; via the exons ATGGCATCTCAGCAAACTATGGACGTAAATGAGGCATTggccttatttttttttgctatggAGGATGAAGCAGATTCGggagaagaaagttttttgACTGATGAAGAACTGGCTTACCAGGATGGTCTAGACCCCGCTGAGGA tgGTGATTATGAAGAAGACACCACCCCACCAGCCCAAGCAAGACAAGAAACCCCCCATTCTTCAGAAGAGGAGGGCCCTCCCACTTCTCCTGAAGCATCCCAGCAGCTCCTAGGAAGGGGTCATAGACTGAGAGGGCGAACCAGATCTGGCAGCTTGAGGGGTCGACAAAGACGCAGTCCTGAATCCAGATCCAGATCTAGATCCCCACAGCCAGCAGACCAAACCCTATCATGGAACGATGAGAGTCAGCCAGACATCCCTCCAGTGCCCAAAAGGTTTCTCCCAGCAAGAAAGCCAGGACATCAGCTCGACCCCACATCCACATACACACCACTGGACATTTTCAAACTTTTCTTCAGTGACACTGTTGCGATCACTTTGtgtaacaacacaaacacaaatgctgCAAAAAACATTTCCCGTGGCAGCAAATATTCGTGGAAACCCTTCTCTGTTGAagaatttttcaaatttttaggaCTCACTTTCTATTTTGCGCTGGTGAGACTCACAAATATCCGGGACTACTGgaggaaaaacacaattttcagCCAACAGTTTCCAGCCACAGTGATGTCACGTGACAGGTATCAGGTCATTTCGTGGAACATTCACATGAGTGACCCTCATGAAGATGTccacaatgacaaaaagaaagggACACCCGCTTATGACCGGCTGTTTGGCGTGAAGCCCCTTTTAGATGACCTCAGACAGGCATGCAAGGCATTTTACCACCCACGGCAGAACCTTTCTGTGGACGAGAGGATGTCAACAAAGGCCCACACCGGCATGACACAATACATGAAGGCGAAGCCCACCAAGTGGGGCTTCAAACTTTTTGTACTGGCAGACAGCAGCATTGGGTACACTGTGGACTTTGCCGTATACTCAGGGAAGTCTGTGTTTGCTTCTGGTGTAGGACTGGCATACGACTCTGTAATGTCCCTCATAGACAAAACACACCTAGGCAGTGGCTACAATCTGTATGTAGACAACTTTTATACAAGTCCAAAGTTATTCAAAGATCTCCACAGTATGCACTTTGGAGCATGCGGCACCTACAGGGACCACAGGAGAGGATGCCCCCGCACGACCAAAATGCCATGA